The sequence below is a genomic window from Paenibacillus silvisoli.
CCTTATTTTTACATTTTATATCAAACGCTATTCCAGCCTCCACGGTTCTGTTTCTCGCCAAGCATCGCGAAACAATTCCATCCATCGATCGGCCGAATGCTGCCACGTAAAATGCTGCTCCACCCGCTCCCGGCTCTTCAGCCCCATTTGCAGCCGCAGTTGATCGTCGCGCAACAGCTCCAGCAATCGCGCCCGCATCTCCTCCACAACATGGTCCGGATCGACCAAATAGCCGGTCACGCCGTCCTCGATGATTTCCTTCATTCCGCCTGCACGCGTCGCGACGACGGGAAGACCGCAGGACATCGCCTCGACGTTTACGAGCCCGAACGCCTCCCGCTTCCCGGACGGAACGACGGCGACATCGGCACCCAGGAACCAACTCGGTACTTCGGAATACGGTACATAAGGCACGAACTGCACATGGCCTTTCAGCTTTCGGCCCATTTGCTGCAGCTGCCGCACATATGCGGTTGTTCGCTTAGAGCCGTAAAACGCACCGCCTACGATGACAAGCAGCGCAGACGGATGTTCCCGCACCAGCTGCGGCATCAGCTTCAGCAGATGATGCACGCCTTTGATGGCGAGAAGTCTGCCCATGAACACGATGACGCTCCGGCCAGCCCAGCCCCGCGCTTTACGCAGCTCGGCCCTCCGGCTGGCGCCCGCGAACGAATACTGCGACGGAAACCGCTCCGTATCTACGCCAGGGTAGACGACATGCAGCTTCTCCGCGCATTCCGGCACGCGGGCGGCAACGTCTTCCTTCAAGTACTCGCTGTTCACGATAATCCGGTCTGCCGCTCGGAAGCTGCGCGCAAGCAAATCCGGACTGATGGCGCTTTTACGGATAAAGGTGGATGAATGCAGGTTCAGCCAGATTTTGCTCCCCGGACGCATTCGTCTCAGCTTCAGCGCATAATGGGGCCGATTCTCCACTTGCAGCAAATCCGGCTGGTTCACCTTGATCGATTGACCGACACGCTGCAAATACAACCGTTTATTGTGAGCCGGATAACGGATGACGGTTGCGCCTCCGAGCTGCCCCCGCTTGCCGAGTAACCGGCTTGATCTGCCGTAAATCGAAGCATCTACCTGTGGAACCAGAAGCGGCACCAGCTTCTCTACTACTCGCTCTACGGAACTGCTGCTTTGGGAGGGCAGCGGGAACGTACCCGGCGTCACGAATGCGATTTTAGCTTTTGCCATGAACGGAGCCCGCCTTTCTTTCAACAGCTTGCTTCTTCTAGCATACGTAGAAGGAATGCAAGGTGACTCCGACAGGAACCCCATTCCGCCAACACCCCCGCATCCAACTTCGAGTCACGACAGCACATTCCCGATAAGGCCGCCACTCGCCTAAAACCGCGAATTCCGTCGCTTCGACCGCCTCATATGTCTGTATTGGCATACAAATATTTGCGCAATTCGCACTTCCGGGGAACTCTATTGATAATTAAGTCGCGATATGTCAAACTAGTCGAAGGCCAATGTTTCAATACGTTTCAATACGTTTTAACCGCCTATTTCAGAGAGGACGTGAATGACCGGCATGACCAAATGGCTGCTCCGATCCATGACAGAGCTCAGCTCGCGCAAATGGATTTCGCGAATGACCGGCCGATTTGCCCAGTCGCCCGCTAGCCGGCGCTTGATACCAAGATTCGCCCGCATGTACGGGATCTCTATAGAAGAAGCCGAGAAACAGCTGCAAGACTACAGCACCTTGAATGAATTTTTCACCCGGCGCTTGAAGCCCGGCGCGCGTACGATCGACACGGATCCTTCCGCGTTAGTCAGTCCGGTCGACGCGTTAATTACGGGCTGCGGGCCGATTGAGCAAGGCACCATCCTAAACGTCAAAGGGCAAGACTACACCATCGAAGAGCTGTTGAACCGTTCTCCCCGCACGGAGAATTACAAGAACGGCTACTATATGGTGCTCTATCTCAGCCCGACCGATTACCATCGCATACATACGCCTGTCACCGGCTCGATCGTTGAACGCGAACACGTACCGGGCAAAGTATATCCCGTCAACGAGTTCGGCCTCCGCCACATGCGCCGCGTGCTTAGCCGCAATGAAAGGCTGATCACTTATATGCGCCATGCCGGCGCGGAGACGGCCGTCGTCAAGGTCGGCGCCATGAACGTAAGCAGCATCAAGTATGTATTGCCTCTTAAAGAAAAAATGGAGAAGGGCGAAGACCTCGCCTACTTCGAGTTCGGCTCCACCGTCGTGCTCTTGACCGAGGACGACAGCTTCTTCCCGCGTCCGGATTTGAAAACAGGACTGAAAGTGCGCATGGGCGAGAAGCTCGGCACGCTGGCAGCGCAATAAGCCACCCGATAAAAGCGGCAGGATCCCTAAGAGAACCTGCCGTTTTTTTTATTCGCCGCCTTCGTCAAAAAGCGTCAGAGCCACAGCTTCGATCCGCCTCGCCCCTTCCGCGATCCGCGACTCCGACAGATGCTCGAAGCCGAACAGCGCTGAGCAGCTCGGCATCT
It includes:
- the asd gene encoding archaetidylserine decarboxylase (Phosphatidylserine decarboxylase is synthesized as a single chain precursor. Generation of the pyruvoyl active site from a Ser is coupled to cleavage of a Gly-Ser bond between the larger (beta) and smaller (alpha chains). It is an integral membrane protein.); amino-acid sequence: MTKWLLRSMTELSSRKWISRMTGRFAQSPASRRLIPRFARMYGISIEEAEKQLQDYSTLNEFFTRRLKPGARTIDTDPSALVSPVDALITGCGPIEQGTILNVKGQDYTIEELLNRSPRTENYKNGYYMVLYLSPTDYHRIHTPVTGSIVEREHVPGKVYPVNEFGLRHMRRVLSRNERLITYMRHAGAETAVVKVGAMNVSSIKYVLPLKEKMEKGEDLAYFEFGSTVVLLTEDDSFFPRPDLKTGLKVRMGEKLGTLAAQ
- a CDS encoding glycosyltransferase family 4 protein, coding for MAKAKIAFVTPGTFPLPSQSSSSVERVVEKLVPLLVPQVDASIYGRSSRLLGKRGQLGGATVIRYPAHNKRLYLQRVGQSIKVNQPDLLQVENRPHYALKLRRMRPGSKIWLNLHSSTFIRKSAISPDLLARSFRAADRIIVNSEYLKEDVAARVPECAEKLHVVYPGVDTERFPSQYSFAGASRRAELRKARGWAGRSVIVFMGRLLAIKGVHHLLKLMPQLVREHPSALLVIVGGAFYGSKRTTAYVRQLQQMGRKLKGHVQFVPYVPYSEVPSWFLGADVAVVPSGKREAFGLVNVEAMSCGLPVVATRAGGMKEIIEDGVTGYLVDPDHVVEEMRARLLELLRDDQLRLQMGLKSRERVEQHFTWQHSADRWMELFRDAWRETEPWRLE